The following is a genomic window from Syntrophomonadaceae bacterium.
GTTCATTGATCGTTGCCGTGGTTCCCGCTATGAATGAAGCAGGCAGGATTTCCCGGGTATTAAATGAGCTGTTAAAGCTTCCTGTGGCCGCAATAATCTGTGTTGTAAACGGTTCCCATGATCAAACCTTGGAGGAAGCCACCAGCCTCAAAAATAACAGAGTCAAGGCACTTCATTTCAAGGAGCCTCTGGGCATTGATCTGCCACGGGCTGTCGGAGCTAAATTCGCCTTGGATCTGGGGGCACAAAAAGCACTTTTTGTGGACGGCGACATGATTGGAATTTCCCAAAAATCTTTAGCGGGTCTATGCAAAACACTGGATCAGGGGGTTGATATGGCTTTGACCAACTGCTATCCAGGCGCAACTCACCGCTATTCTTTTGCCAACCGGGTATTGTACTTCAGACATCTGCTGAATGAAACGACCGGCATTTTCAGCCAGGTAGGCCTTGCTTCTCCTGCTCATGGTCCGCATGCTGTTTCCCGGAGGCTTCTTTTGCAGGTACCTCTGGCAGAACTGGCCATCCCGCCTGTAGCTATGGTCATGGCCTTGCAGGCAGGGCTTAGCATCGGTTTAGGAGCAATCATTCCCCATCTGGATCTGGCTTCGGCAGTCCGAAACAGCGGTCACGGAGAAAAAGTAGGGGATACTTTGATTGGGGATTGCCTGGAAGCCATTCATCTCTGGAGGGGGGAACCCCGAAAGCGATCGTGGGGTGGATACCAGTTCCTGGGATACCATCCAATGCGGCGATGGGACCTCTTGGAAGGAGTTATGCACCAGCCCCCTTCCTTTATTGATTAACTTGAGATCCCCTTCTTCAGGGTTAGAATGGTATTGCTTCCATACTTTCTGCAATGATTTGGCAGGCATTAAGGGTTATAATCGTACCAAGCTACCAAGTTGGCAGTTAGGCAGAAGCAATTCATGATTTCAGGAAGGGGAGTAGTTTTTTGATTCACTTACGTTATCCATTGATCTGGACGGTTCTGTCATTGCTGTTTGTGCTGGCCTTTGCTGCACAAGCCCTGGCAAGTACCGGCTACACAGTCCAAAAAGGCGACAGCTTGTTCATTATTGGCAAAAAATTTGGGGTCAGCCCCCAGGCTATCCAACAAGCAAACAATCTTTCAAACACCGCTATTTATCCCGGGCAAGAATTAACTATCCCCGGTTCAGGCGGGAACAGCTCGGTTTATACTGTAAAACAGGGGGATTCCCTTTTTAAAATTGCCCAGAAATTTGGCACTACGGCAGACGCGATCAGGAGCAGCAACAGGCTTTCGGGCAATGCCATTGTGCCGGGCCAGCGATTGACTATCCCATCTAACACAGCCATAGCCAACGCCAGAACCCATGTTGTAAAAAGAGGAGAGAGCCTTTTTACCATCGGCAGGCTCTATAGGGTTACGGCACAGGAAATAATGCGGACTAACGGTCTTACATCGGCCACTATTCTGGCAGGACAAACCTTGCGTATTCCGGCCGCAGCCGCTGCTTCGGCCTCCCGCAGTTCCACCGGAGCAGAACAGCGCAGTTTCCAGACCTCTCAGAACGATATCAACATGCTGGCCCGGGCTGTATACGGGGAAGCCAGAGGGGAACCCTACAAGGGACAGGTCGCTGTTGCCGCTGTGATCCTGAACAGGGTAAAAAGCCCCGATTTTCCCTCTACCATAGCTGGTGTCATTTATCAGCCGGATGCTTTTTGTTCCGTAAGTGACGGGCAATTCTATCTGGAGCCCAATGAGGTAGCCTTTAGTGCCGCTAGGGCTGCTCTCAGCGGCTGGGACCCAAGCGGGAACGCCTTATTTTTCTGGAACGCAAAAACAGCCACCAGCAGATGGATCTGGTCCAGGCCCATCATTGTTCAGATTGGCAATCACGTTTTTGCAAAATAATCTTTAGCATGAGCAAGGCACTGCAGTTTTTGCAGTGCCTTCAGCTTATTTCCTGCCTGTTTCTTTTTCCTCTAACATTTTGCGGGCCGCCCGCAGAAAAAGGTTATACATCTCCAGACGCTGGTTTATGTGCTTGACAGTACTAGCCTTAACCACAGCATTCCCCTCCCGAGGTCTTTAATCACAGTATAACCACCTGGAGAGAATGCTAGTACACATTATTTGGTATACTTGTCTGCCACCTTTGAAGCTCCACAAGAATCCGGCTTTATTTTGGCATCAAATCCGCTGCCCACAACCATACCCACAATTTCTTTAATAAGCTCCTTGGTCTCCCCTTTACACCCGATATCAAGGTGGATTTCCACATTCAATTCTTCATGGCCCCCGTCTGCCAGTTTTCCGGCCAGCTGGCTGGCTGTCTCCAAGCTCAGAGCAGTCTCATAAAAAATCTTTTGGCGCAGGCTGGTGATCTTGCGCTGCTGCTTTTTCCGGTAGTAATACCGGGCACCCCGGCCGACATGGTGAATGATAATGGCAGTTACAAAACAAGTTTCATCCTTTACCTGAGAATCGGTGCCGATGATCACCCTGAAATTGGCATCGGGTGCTCCCTGCATGAACGAAATAATATCATGGTAAACCTGTTCTAATGTCATTCGGCCCTTGGAGGGGCTGACAAACTGCATCCTCAAGTCTCCACCCTTCTTAGGCGTCTAGTGCTATGGCCTTGCCTCTTGTTTCCATTTCCAGAGTTCCCGGCAAAGGGCGGCATACTCTTCCAGGCTTAGGGTTTCACCCCGCCGCAGTCCATCCAGGTTGCTTTTTATAAGCAAAGTATCCCACTGTTCCTTACTGGGCCCCAGTCCGCCCGCTGACAAGGCATTTAACAGGGTTTTTCTTCTCTGCCCGAAGGCAGATTTTACGATCCTAAAAAACAGGTCCCGGTCAGGAATATCCACCGGCGGCCGGCTGCGCACCTCAAACAGGACCACCGCTGAAGAGACTTCCGGAGGAGGGCTGAAAGCAGCAGGGGAAACCAGGGTAATCAGCCGGGGTAACGCAAAAAACAAAACGGCAACCGTGAGGGCGCCATATTCTTTGCTGCCCGGTTTAGCCAGGATCCGCATGGCCACTTCCTGTTGCATCATCAAAACCAATGACTTGATTTGAAACCCGGAAGCTAACAGGTGCATTACCAGGGGAGTTGTTATATAGTAAGGCAAGTTGGCAACAACCTTATATCCTGCCGGCAAACTGTGGCAGCTGATGGTTTTCCCAACCAGCTGATCAAAATCCATTTTCAGGGCATCTCCCTGGACGATCTGTATATTCTGATAGCCCTTCAGGGTATCATCCAACAAAGGCAATAGGCTCCGGTCAAGCTCGACACTGATTACCTGTCCGGCCTGGTCTGCCAACGCTCTGGTCAGGGTCCCGATCCCGGGACCTATTTCTACTACGACGTCCCGAGATTCCAACTCGGCGCCCGCAACAATCTGCCGGACAATACTCTGATCTACCAAAAAATGTTGGCCAAGGGATTTTTTCTGCTGAAACCCATGCTTTTTCAAAATCCTCTTGGTAAGGCCTGGACTGGCTATTTCCATCTCGCTTAACCCCTTATATTATTTATTGCACAAAAAATACGAAAAAAGGCCTGATCAAGGCCTATTACTCCAGCACATATACTTTTACCTGTCTTCTTCCCCAGCGCAAGGCTTCCTGTCTTGTTTCCAAAAAAACGTCAATCCGGTCGCCCTTGATTGCGCCACCGGTATCCCTGGCCACAGCAAACCCATATCCTTCAATATATAATCTTTGGCCGAGGGGAATAACCTTGGGATCCACAGCCACCATCCCCACCTGAGGATAGACGCCGGTAAAGGTTCTGTTTCCAGTATGGGTGTAGGCAGTGGCTTCCATGATCCTTGCTTCCCTGAAAGAAAAACTTTTCCCGGCCCTGGAAGCGGTAGTAATTGTGCCCATTGCAATCACCTGGTTTTGCGGCATTTTTATTACTTCCCTGCTCACCACTTCCCGCTTTACTTCCACGCCGTCCTCATAGGTTATTTGGGTTTGTATCTTCTCCTGCCCTTTTTTTCCTTTCTGGATAATCTTGCGGATACCCTTTTCCAAACTCGGGTAGTCCCGCCGCTCAACCCGGTAAGGTATTTCCTTATTTTCAACCAGCTCCCTGGTGACAACCCTTGTCACCACTATCTGGGTTCCCTGGGATACGGTTTCATTCAGGGCAGGGGTCACCCGGTCATTTGGTCCCGTCTGGATCCCGAGCTCAGCCAGGATTTCTTTCACCGCAACAGGTGTTGTTACAAGTTCCTTTACGCCTCCGTCCGCTGCAACTTTAACAGGAAATGCTCTTAACACAGATATTTCCATGCCTTTTGCAATGGGCAGGTCTAAACCGGGTTTTACAACGTCTTTGGGGCCCATCTCCACGCCTTGCCGCTGCAAGAACTGCTCAACTGTGCCATCAGAGGCCCGGACCAGCCGGCTCTCTTCCCCTTCAATCCTTAGCTGCACTTCGTAACTAGGGGGACTGCAGGCTATCGGCACCGCCAAAAATACAAATGAAAGGACTAGTAAACAAAGGAGTTTATTCGTCTGCCAAAAATTATTCAACAACAAAATCCTCCTTACCAACAGGCTCTTTAAGCATAACCGGATAACTTATATGCGCAGACATATCCAAAGCCATATAAATAATAATTTATCTGTTCGCCAAATAATCGCAATATCCTGCCGGCTATCAAAAGCAACAGGCGCCTTACCAGGGTTCCACAAGCAGAACTCTTACCTTGCGCCTGCCCCACTCGAGGGCCTCTTCTTCTGTGTCGAAGAACACGTCAATTATGTTTCCTTTAATTAGACCGCCGGTATCCGCCGCTCGGGCATAACCGTACCCTTCCACCCACATCAGGGTGCCTAGGGGGATCACCCTGGGATCTACCGCTACAATCCCCCGGCGCGGATAAATTCCTGTGAAGGTTGGGTTGCCGGTATGGGTATAACCGGTTGCCTCCAGGATAAGCTCGCGGCGAAATTCAGCCGGAGGCTGACCCCGGTACGCCATGCTTGGGGAAGAAACAGAATCAGCAATGGAACCGTAGACCACCACCCTGTTCTGGGGAAGTTTAAATACTGCGGCATCTAATTTTTCCCTGGCCACCTCCTGCTGGTTCCGGTAGGTTACCTGCCAGACCACCTCTTTGATACCTGGGTGTCCGGCCTGGACTGTCCTGCGCCTTCCGGCAGCCAGATAATAGACCGGCTTAAACTCTGTTGTAAAATTCAGCTCTCTTCTTTCCACCACCAAGCCTCTGGTGATCCGGTTGACTTGCATAATCAGCCCGGGCCCTTCTGGCCCTGATGTCCTGATGGTTTCGACATAATCTTCCGGACCCATGGTAATACCGGCAGTTTTCAAAGCCTCTTCTTCTTTCAGGCAAGGAATCCTGATGAAATGCTTTTTTTCGCCATCAACTATTGTGACCGGGATTGCTTTGGTAACGGATATTGTCCGGCCCCACCAAAAAAAGCCGCTTTCAGCAATCAAATCCTCCGGTTCAACATCTATGCCGGCCTGGCGCAAGATAGCTGCAGTGCCTATTTCTCTGGTTTTTATGGAATGGATCTCATCCTCAACCTTAATGGTTACTTGTTTAGGCCACCAGATAAAACAGGCAATAATGACAACCAATCCGGCAAATGCCAGAACTGACCATTTCGTTTCCTTAATTTTTTGAATTAGCCTCTGCCCTGATAGCAATTTGCGACCTCCCTTTTTCCGGCCTTTATAACTTATGCCGGAACATGATCGTGGTTTCCTGTTAACATTTTTTCCATAACAGGAGGTTCGCTAGTCGTGCTTAATAAAAAAAGACATGAGAAAAACTTTTCCTCATGTCAGTTCATAATGTCAGATAAAAAACTATTTATCACAGATGGCTACCCGCTCTGATGCCACTTCTGACAGCGCAAAGCAATAACAGATGTCAGTGCCGGGTAGTCTTTAAAACCCAAACAGCCGCCTGGCGTTGGCTGTCGTTGTTGCTGCCAGTTCCTCCAAGGAAACTTTTCTGATTTTCGCGATCTCAATAGCTACTTCCAAAACATATGCCGGCTCATTCCGTTTACCCCGGTAGGGTTCCGGAGTAAGATAAGGAGCATCGGTTTCAATCAAGAGTCTGTCTGAGGGTACTAGGCGGGCCACTTCCTTAGGCGTATGGGCATTTTTATAGGTTACCGGCCCGGCCAGGGAAATATAAAATCCCAGGTTAAGGCACTGGCGGGCCATTTCCCAGCTGCCGGAAAAACAGTGCAGGACACCCCCGACATCCGCTGCCTTCTCCTGCCGCAGAACGGTGACGGTATCACCATGGGCATCCCTGTCGTGGACAATGACCGGCAGCTTCATCTCTTTGGCAAGGGCTATCTGCTGCCTGAATGTTTCCTGCTGCACAGGCCGGGGGGATAAATCCCGGTAATAATCCAGGCCCATTTCCCCGATCGCCAGGACCTTGGTAGCTTTGGCCAGCTTCCTCAGTTCCTCCAGGTCTGCAGAAGAAAAATTTTTCGCGTCGTGGGGATGAAAGCCTACAGCAGCATACATACCAGGGTATGTTTCCGCCAACCGCACCGACTGGCGGGAGGCCTCCAGGTTATAGCCGACGTTTATAATCCGGGTTACCCCGGCCTGGCTCGCCCGCTCCAATACAAGAGGCAGGTCATGCTTGAAATCCTTGTCGTTTAAATGCGCATGAGTATCTATCAGCACTTATTTCACCTTCGCACCAGATTCAATGTCGCTGTCAACCGTAACCAGGGTTAGCTTTTCGTCCCCGATCGCAGCCAGTATCATCCCCTGCGAGGTAATGCCGCGAAGTTTAGCCGGCTTGAGGTTAAAAACCAGCACCAGCTTCTTGCCTATCAGCTGTTCCGGCTGGTAATCCTGGGCAATGCCGGAAACTACAGTGCGGGTTTCGCTGCCTACTTGCAGGGTCAGTTTTAGCAGCTTATCCGCCTTCTCCACCCTTTCGGCGGTTATAACCTCAGCTACCCGCAGGTCTACCTTTGCAAAATCCTGAATTTCGATCGGTTCTGCGCCGGCTTGAACAGCTCGGGTTTCCTGTATTGCGGGCACTTCCACCTTTGCAGGAGCGTTAGCGGCGTCTTCCTCCTCAAATTCAATCCTGGGGAAGATCGGGTCTCCTCTTTTAATGCTGATACCGGGGTGGATCCGGCCCCAGGTTTGAATGCTCTCCCAGGTATGGAGCTCTGGCAAATGACTGATGCCTAATTGGGCACATACTTTGGGCGGGGTTACCGGCATGAAAGGGGTAATCATCACTGTCGCAAACCTGATGGTCTCGGTCAGGTTATACATGATGTTCTCTAGCCTTGGCCGGGCAGCCGGGTCTTTAGCCAGTGCCCAGGGGGAGGTTTCTTCAATGTACTTGTTGGCGCGGTTAACAAGCCTCCAAATGGCTGCCAGGGCCTGCCCAAAGTTATACTCGGCCAGGGCATTTTCTACTTCCTTTAGCACCTCTTGCCCAAGGCTGACCAACTGGTTGTCCAGTTGATCATTTTCTCCCGGCCTGGGGATGATGCCACCGCAAAACTTCTCCAGCATGGCTGTGGTGCGGCTCAAGAGATTGCCAAAGTCATTGGCCAGATCCACGTTGATCCGGTTCACCAGGGCCTCCTCGGAGTAATAGCCGTCTGACCCGTAAGGCATCTCTCGCAAAAGAAAATACCTGAGGGCATCAACCCCGTATCTTTGGATCAGAATCATGGGGTCAACAACATTTCCTCTGGACTTGGACATCTTGCCGCCATCAATCAGCAGCCAGCCATGTCCGAACACTGTTTTGGGCAAGGGCAAGTTGGCCGCCATCAGCATGATGGGCCAGATCACAGTATGAAAGCGCACGATATCTTTTCCTACCAGGTGCACCGCAGGCCAGTAGCGTTCAAACTTGGTTCCGTCCGCACTCCAGGGGTCCAGGGCGGAAATATAGTTCGTTAAAGCATCGAACCAGACATAAATCACATGGTTCTCCTTTAAAGGCACCGGGATGCCCCAATTAAAGGTTGTCCGGGAAATGCACAGGTCTTCCAGTCCGCCCTTAATAAAATTAACCATTTCATTGTGCCTGGCAGCAGGCATAATAAATTCCGGATGGGACTGAATATGCTCTAATAGCCGGTCAGCATACTTTTTCATCCGGAAGAAATAACTTTCTTCCTTAACCAATTCTACCGGCCGTTTACAGTCCGGATTAGCGCAAAACCGGTCCGGGACCTGCCGCTCTGTCCAAAAAGTTTCACAGGGGGTGCAGTACCATCCCTCGTACTCGGAGATATAGATGTCGCCGTTTTCGTAGATCCGCCGGAACAATTCCTGCACAACGGCTTTATGTCTTGGTTCCGTTGTCCGGATAAAATCATCATTGCTTATTTTAAGGTCCGCCCACAATTGGCGAAAAGAAGCTACAATCCGGTCCACAAACTCCTGGGGATGGACCCCTGCTTCATTCGCCCGGCGCTGAATTTTTTGTCCATGCTCGTCTGAACCGGTCAAAAACATCACATCATATCCTCGCATCCGGTGGTAGCGGGCTAAAGTATCTGCCATGGTAGTTGTCAAAGCGTGGCCGATATGGAGTTTGTCCGAAGGGTAATAAATCGGGGTTGTGACATAAAAAGCCTTGTTTTTCACTCTGCTCCTCCTTATTTTTCAACAAAATCTTTTTGACTGTGTTGATGTCAATAAAAATTCCCGCCCTGGTCAAGGAGCGAGAATACTTCGGTGTGTCCCCGTTCCTTAGAGCGGGTAGCTATCTATGATAAAGGCTGTTTCTTGACCTATAGCTTTTGCCCCAACAGGCAGTTCAGAAGTATTATAGTAGAGCTGAGACATTTTTGTCAAGTATTCCCCTATCTGAAAAAAATATTAGCTTATAAGCAAAAAAGTGTATTGACTATTAATGGATACACTGGTACCATCTAGGTAGATTGTCGAATAATGTTGAACTAAAGAGAGGAGGGGGCTAAAACCATGATTAAATCGACAGGAATCGTACGCAAGGTGGACGAGCTTGGGAGGGTTGTAATTCCGATAGAGCTGCGCCGTACTCTGGGGATCGATGAAAAAGATGCGCTGGAGATATATGTGGATTCAGAGAGAATTATCCTGAAGAAATACGAGCCGGCCTGTGTTTTCTGCGGCAATGCAGAAGAAGTGAAAAACTTCCGCGGAAAAAATATTTGCCGCCAGTGCGCCGCTGATATGTCCGCCGCTGTCGGTGCTTAAAGCACCTGTAAGAGGCCCAATGGGCCTCTTTTCATTTTACTCCCCCTTGTCGTGGCGAATAAAAGCCTGATATACCTTATTCTTTGGCCAGCAAAGCTGCCGCGCGACATCCTTAATAGCCTCTTTTCTGCTCTTCCCCTGGTTCTCCAGGCCGGCAACCAAAGCATAAACCTCATGGCTGTCGAACTCTCCGGGGCTTGTCAGAATAACAGGATTATTCCCATGAACAACAATGGTGATCTCGCCTCTTGGCACGATGGAGGCAAAGTGTTTAAGCAAGGAAGCGGCATCCCCGCGCAGGACCTCCTCAAAGGTTTTGGTCAACTCTCGCACTATGGCCAGGGGCCGGTCACCCCATACGGTTTCCATATCTTGCAAAGCTGAAATTAACCTGTAAGGGGATTCGTAAAATACTAAAGTTCGGGCTTCGTATTTTAGTTTTTCTAAAAGTTCCCTGCGCTCTTTCGGTTTTCTGGGCAAAAAACCTTCAAAACAAAACCGGTCGGTAGGAAAACCAGCAACTACCAGGGCCGTGATCACCGCTGATGGACCGGGCAGCGGCACTACTTTTAATCCAGCCGCCAAAACCTGTACTATTAGTTCATGTCCCGGATCAGAAATGCCAGGCATACCCGCATCGGAAACCAGAGCCACATCCTTGCCCTCTCTTAAAACTTTTAAGAGGTAGTTTCCTTTCTCCGCCAGATTGTGGCTGTGGTAGCTGGTGAGCGGAGTATGGATATCGTAATGGGACAGAAGTTTCCTGGTATGACGAGTATCTTCTGCGGCAATCAGGCTGACTTCTTTCAATACCTTTAATACCCGCAAGGTAATGTCTTCGAGGTTGCCGATCGGTGTTGCGCAGAGATAAAGGCTCCCATGCCTTTCTTCGGTTAACAGACTCAATGGATCACCTTCTTTGAGCAACAGCATTAAGAGGAGGTGCCGGGTTTCCGGTCCCCCCGGTGCCTGCGTTGCATAAAACTCAAACAAAACAGACAATCTTCCTCTTTTGGCCTGCTGCCGGCAAAATGAGGAGGGCAGATGTGGAAACCTTCTTCGTAAAGCTTTAGCAAGTGTTCCTGCCCCTCCCTGGTATCTCTTTCAGCATATAGCTGGGTTCTTAGCTGCTGGTTTTGCACCTCAACTTCTGCTACAGCCTCCCGCAAGGACTGCACCTCTTTAAGCATTGCAATTAAGCCGGCTTCCAGTTCAGCTAACCTGTCTGTAGGTTTCAAGCAATTTACTCCCCTTTTTATGCAGCAAACCTGCTACAGCCTCAGTCTTGTTTCCGGCATATTTCGGACAGGGGATAACTTATGACCTGCTTATCTTCAGCTTCAACAGTGACTGTTTGCTTCATGATATTTGTGTTCAAGACCTTGCACTTCCCGCAAGGGGTTTGCACCGTTTCTCCATTAACAGGAAAACACCCCCTGGCATCCTCATAGACATCGCTTTCATACCTCAAGCAACACATCAGGCGACCGCAGATCCCAGATATTTTGGTCGGGTTAAGGGATAGATTCTGGTCTTTGGCCATCCTGATGGAAACGGGATCGAAATCCCCTAAAAAAGTGGTACAACACAATTCTCGTCCACAGCAGCCCAAGCCGCCCAGCATTTTGGCCTCGTCCCTTACCCCAATCTGGCGCAATTCAATTCGGGTGCGGAAGACCGCAGCCAGGTCTTTGACTAAATCCCGGAAATCCACCCGTCCCTCTGCTGTAAAATAAAAGATAATTTTACTGGAATCAAAAGCATATTCCACATCAACCAGCTTCATCGGCAGGTTATGCCCGGCTATTTTTTGGGTGCAAACTGCAAGGGCTGATTTTTCTTTTATGCGGTTTTCTTCCACCTTCGCAAGATCCTCAGGTGTTGCTATCCGGAGCACCTTTTTCAAAGGGCTGATCACCCTCTCTTCATCAACATCGCGGGGGCCAACCACTGCCTCCCCGGACTCGATGCCCCTGGCTGTTTCAACAACTACTTTCTGGCCTGTTTTTATGGGGAGATCCCCTGGATCGAAATAGTAGATTTTGCCCGCTTTTTTAAACCTGATTCCCACCACATTAACCATGGCGGCTAACCCCCTATCAGAAACTTTTCCTGTAACGATATCAGCATATTTTCTAAACCCAGGCGCTTATTAATATTTTTTTGCAGCATCCGGCGAATGGCAACAATTTCCTCTATCATTTCAGCAACACCAACCATTGGCGATATTTTATCCACATCAGCAAGCTGATCTTTATTTAATACCAGCCTGTCCGGTCCCCCTTGCCGGCTTACCAGCAAGTCCCGGTAAAGCCATACCATCCAGTCTAAAACCTCCTCCAGGTTCTCCTCCTGTTCCATTTCTCCGGCTAAACTAATCAGATCCAGCATGCTCGCGTTCCTAAGGGAGCTGATAATTTTAACCGCTTTCAGCCTATTTGTATCCGCTTCAGGATTTGCTCCTCTTTGTATGGCCTGGCTGATACTTCCGCCAGAGGTATTTGCCAGCCTTTCGGCAATGTCTGCTGCAAAACCCCGTTCCAGCAGTAGCCTTTTAATTACTGCCGGAAGCAACGATAAAAAACGGACCTCAACACACCGGGAGAGAATAGTAGGCAAAATGGCTGCCGGGAGGGTTGTTAACAAAATGAAAACGGTAGATTGCGGCGGTTCTTCCAACAGTTTAAGCAGGGAATTGGCCGCCTCTTCTGTCATTTTATCTGCCTCACCGATGAGTATAATGCGATAATATCCCTCGAAGGAAGCAAGCGAAAGTCTGGCCTGGATACCCCTGATCTGTTCAATCCGTATAGTAGTGCCTTTCGGCTGCAGGAAGAAGAAATCAGGATAATTTCCTGTTCCCAAACGCATACAATTCCGGCAGCGGCCGCAGGCTTCGCCCTCGTTTTGTCTTGCACAGTTTAACGCCGCAGCCAGGGCCATCGCTGTCTTTTCTTTGCCAACCCCTTCGGGACCGGCAAACAAATAAGCATGGGAAATCCTTTTTGTTATGAGCCCCTGTTTAAGCTGCCTGATCGCCTGGTCTTGGCCGATGACCCGGCTAAAGCTTAAGGCCTGATCCATACTCATAAAAACTGTCCTCTTTTCAAGTTAACCAACAAAGCGAAGGCCTTGAAGTACCCTGATTATTTCAGCAAAAACCTCTTCTTGGGAAAGAGAGGCATCGATTAATCTAATCCGCTCCGGAAACTTTCGGCCCAGCCAAAGGAATCCCTCTCTGACCCGGCGGTGGAAATCTGCCTGTTCCTGCTCAATTCTGTCTAAACTGTCCTGGCTTGTCCGCAGAGCAATCCGCGCCATAGCTTGATCATACGATAAATCCAATACAATAGTCAAATCAGGTACCAACCCGCCCGCAGCAAAATGATTTACTGCCATAATAGTGCTAACTGTCAGTCCCCTGCCAAAACCCTGGTATGCCACGCTGGAGTCAACAAACCTGTCGCACAAGACGGTTTTGCCCGCATCGAGGGCCGGTTTGATTAATTGCTCTACATGCTGGGCCCTGGCAGCTGCATAAAGCAAAACTTCTGCCGGGCCAACCACTTTTTTATCGGGATTAAGTAAGAGGCTCCGGACTTCCTCACCCAAAGAGGTGCCGCCCGGCTCCCTGGTAACCACAACATCCATTCCTCGTTCCCGGCAGTATTCGGTCAACTTCCTAATCTGGGTTGATTTGCCTGAT
Proteins encoded in this region:
- a CDS encoding glycosyltransferase, which codes for MIVAVVPAMNEAGRISRVLNELLKLPVAAIICVVNGSHDQTLEEATSLKNNRVKALHFKEPLGIDLPRAVGAKFALDLGAQKALFVDGDMIGISQKSLAGLCKTLDQGVDMALTNCYPGATHRYSFANRVLYFRHLLNETTGIFSQVGLASPAHGPHAVSRRLLLQVPLAELAIPPVAMVMALQAGLSIGLGAIIPHLDLASAVRNSGHGEKVGDTLIGDCLEAIHLWRGEPRKRSWGGYQFLGYHPMRRWDLLEGVMHQPPSFID
- a CDS encoding LysM peptidoglycan-binding domain-containing protein, with product MIHLRYPLIWTVLSLLFVLAFAAQALASTGYTVQKGDSLFIIGKKFGVSPQAIQQANNLSNTAIYPGQELTIPGSGGNSSVYTVKQGDSLFKIAQKFGTTADAIRSSNRLSGNAIVPGQRLTIPSNTAIANARTHVVKRGESLFTIGRLYRVTAQEIMRTNGLTSATILAGQTLRIPAAAAASASRSSTGAEQRSFQTSQNDINMLARAVYGEARGEPYKGQVAVAAVILNRVKSPDFPSTIAGVIYQPDAFCSVSDGQFYLEPNEVAFSAARAALSGWDPSGNALFFWNAKTATSRWIWSRPIIVQIGNHVFAK
- a CDS encoding ribonuclease H-like YkuK family protein; this translates as MQFVSPSKGRMTLEQVYHDIISFMQGAPDANFRVIIGTDSQVKDETCFVTAIIIHHVGRGARYYYRKKQQRKITSLRQKIFYETALSLETASQLAGKLADGGHEELNVEIHLDIGCKGETKELIKEIVGMVVGSGFDAKIKPDSCGASKVADKYTK
- the rsmA gene encoding 16S rRNA (adenine(1518)-N(6)/adenine(1519)-N(6))-dimethyltransferase RsmA, yielding MEIASPGLTKRILKKHGFQQKKSLGQHFLVDQSIVRQIVAGAELESRDVVVEIGPGIGTLTRALADQAGQVISVELDRSLLPLLDDTLKGYQNIQIVQGDALKMDFDQLVGKTISCHSLPAGYKVVANLPYYITTPLVMHLLASGFQIKSLVLMMQQEVAMRILAKPGSKEYGALTVAVLFFALPRLITLVSPAAFSPPPEVSSAVVLFEVRSRPPVDIPDRDLFFRIVKSAFGQRRKTLLNALSAGGLGPSKEQWDTLLIKSNLDGLRRGETLSLEEYAALCRELWKWKQEARP
- a CDS encoding G5 domain-containing protein, producing MNNFWQTNKLLCLLVLSFVFLAVPIACSPPSYEVQLRIEGEESRLVRASDGTVEQFLQRQGVEMGPKDVVKPGLDLPIAKGMEISVLRAFPVKVAADGGVKELVTTPVAVKEILAELGIQTGPNDRVTPALNETVSQGTQIVVTRVVTRELVENKEIPYRVERRDYPSLEKGIRKIIQKGKKGQEKIQTQITYEDGVEVKREVVSREVIKMPQNQVIAMGTITTASRAGKSFSFREARIMEATAYTHTGNRTFTGVYPQVGMVAVDPKVIPLGQRLYIEGYGFAVARDTGGAIKGDRIDVFLETRQEALRWGRRQVKVYVLE
- a CDS encoding G5 domain-containing protein, translated to MLSGQRLIQKIKETKWSVLAFAGLVVIIACFIWWPKQVTIKVEDEIHSIKTREIGTAAILRQAGIDVEPEDLIAESGFFWWGRTISVTKAIPVTIVDGEKKHFIRIPCLKEEEALKTAGITMGPEDYVETIRTSGPEGPGLIMQVNRITRGLVVERRELNFTTEFKPVYYLAAGRRRTVQAGHPGIKEVVWQVTYRNQQEVAREKLDAAVFKLPQNRVVVYGSIADSVSSPSMAYRGQPPAEFRRELILEATGYTHTGNPTFTGIYPRRGIVAVDPRVIPLGTLMWVEGYGYARAADTGGLIKGNIIDVFFDTEEEALEWGRRKVRVLLVEPW
- a CDS encoding TatD family hydrolase translates to MLIDTHAHLNDKDFKHDLPLVLERASQAGVTRIINVGYNLEASRQSVRLAETYPGMYAAVGFHPHDAKNFSSADLEELRKLAKATKVLAIGEMGLDYYRDLSPRPVQQETFRQQIALAKEMKLPVIVHDRDAHGDTVTVLRQEKAADVGGVLHCFSGSWEMARQCLNLGFYISLAGPVTYKNAHTPKEVARLVPSDRLLIETDAPYLTPEPYRGKRNEPAYVLEVAIEIAKIRKVSLEELAATTTANARRLFGF
- the metG gene encoding methionine--tRNA ligase, with the protein product MKNKAFYVTTPIYYPSDKLHIGHALTTTMADTLARYHRMRGYDVMFLTGSDEHGQKIQRRANEAGVHPQEFVDRIVASFRQLWADLKISNDDFIRTTEPRHKAVVQELFRRIYENGDIYISEYEGWYCTPCETFWTERQVPDRFCANPDCKRPVELVKEESYFFRMKKYADRLLEHIQSHPEFIMPAARHNEMVNFIKGGLEDLCISRTTFNWGIPVPLKENHVIYVWFDALTNYISALDPWSADGTKFERYWPAVHLVGKDIVRFHTVIWPIMLMAANLPLPKTVFGHGWLLIDGGKMSKSRGNVVDPMILIQRYGVDALRYFLLREMPYGSDGYYSEEALVNRINVDLANDFGNLLSRTTAMLEKFCGGIIPRPGENDQLDNQLVSLGQEVLKEVENALAEYNFGQALAAIWRLVNRANKYIEETSPWALAKDPAARPRLENIMYNLTETIRFATVMITPFMPVTPPKVCAQLGISHLPELHTWESIQTWGRIHPGISIKRGDPIFPRIEFEEEDAANAPAKVEVPAIQETRAVQAGAEPIEIQDFAKVDLRVAEVITAERVEKADKLLKLTLQVGSETRTVVSGIAQDYQPEQLIGKKLVLVFNLKPAKLRGITSQGMILAAIGDEKLTLVTVDSDIESGAKVK